The nucleotide sequence CGGTACGAGCGAGCCTACAAGGGGGAGAGCGACGGGCCGGCGGGGGTCGGCGCCAGCCTGTCGAAGCGACGGGGCTACATCATCGTCGTCTCGGTCGCCCCGGGTTCGCCCGCCGCGGAGGGCGGCCTCCAGACAGGTGACGTCCTGGTGACGATCGACGGCAGGTCCACTCGCCAGCTCGGAGTATGGGAAGCCACGCAGGCCTTGTCCGGCAAGCCGGGGAGCAAGACGACCATCAACCTCAGCCCGGTCGATTCGGCGGGGCGCAAGACCGTGACCCTGGTCCGCAAGGTCCTGGCGCCGCCCGCGCCTTCCGGCTCCGTGGAGCCGGGGGCGATCGGAATCGTGCGAATCAGCGGTCTGCGCGAGGGGGACGCCCGGCGAGTGGACCAGGCCATCGCCTCCCTCAAGAGACGAGGCGCCACGCGCCTGCTCGTCGATCTGCGCGGCTGCTCTTCGGACGCGCTGGCCGAGGCGATCGGTACGGCGAGCCTGTTCGTCCGGGATGGCAGGATCGTGTCCGTCGCCGATCGGTACGAGGGGGACAAGTCGTTCCGCGCCGACGGGCGCCGGCAGGCCTGGGACAACCCCGTGGCCGTCCTGGTGGATCCGGGAACCGCCGGCGTCTGCGAGGTCCTGGCGGCCGCGCTGCGCGACGACCGCGACGCGCCAATCCTCGGGCAGCGCACCTGGGGCGAGGGGGCGGTGCGGAAGCTCCTGCCCCTGCAGCACGGGGACGGTGTGCTCCTGGCCACCGGCAAATACCTGTCCCCAGCGGGCAAGGAATGGCACGGTCAGGGACTCCAGCCGGACGTGCCGATCGACGGTCGGCTGACGGATTCCGGTGACCCCCAGCAGAAGAAGGCGGTCGATTATCTGCGTGGACAGGC is from Candidatus Dormiibacterota bacterium and encodes:
- a CDS encoding S41 family peptidase; this encodes MKITTDRKLMLVLSTALILFTISGAMIGRVVAVEGTYSYLKLFNEALYLIVHNYVQPVQIDVLMEGAYRGMLESLDPANEYLAPARYERAYKGESDGPAGVGASLSKRRGYIIVVSVAPGSPAAEGGLQTGDVLVTIDGRSTRQLGVWEATQALSGKPGSKTTINLSPVDSAGRKTVTLVRKVLAPPAPSGSVEPGAIGIVRISGLREGDARRVDQAIASLKRRGATRLLVDLRGCSSDALAEAIGTASLFVRDGRIVSVADRYEGDKSFRADGRRQAWDNPVAVLVDPGTAGVCEVLAAALRDDRDAPILGQRTWGEGAVRKLLPLQHGDGVLLATGKYLSPAGKEWHGQGLQPDVPIDGRLTDSGDPQQKKAVDYLRGQALSTERKAA